A part of Thermococcus sp. LS1 genomic DNA contains:
- a CDS encoding dihydroorotase, with protein sequence MYDLVLKGKLLKDGKLIEGSIGILDGRISRISRGDLRGEDVLQIDRGKVILPGLIDVHVHLRDFRQKSKDTIRTGTMAALHGGITTVFDMPNTDPPITNSEIFELREAALRRKSRVDYALSFLIAGNCEEAKKVQADFYKIFMGASTGGIYSEDFENDYACAPGIVSVHAEDARIIREKPERPPEAEVRAIKEALEAAERLKKPLNICHVSTADGMNLIMKKNLPWVSFEVTPHHLFLMRKDYERNPLLKVYPPLRGESDRAFMWKNFSKIPIIASDHAPHTQEDKENGTAGIPGLETEVALLLDAVNRGMIELKDIVEKMHTNPIIIFGIRNKGLEICKDADFTIVDMKREWVVKPEEFYTKAKWSPWEGRKLRGKVVMTVLRGSVVMEEDEIIGKPQGVRIDAGTG encoded by the coding sequence ATGTATGACCTAGTTCTAAAAGGAAAGCTTCTGAAGGATGGGAAACTGATAGAAGGAAGCATAGGGATTCTCGATGGTAGAATTTCCCGAATTTCCCGCGGTGACTTGAGGGGAGAAGATGTCCTGCAAATTGACCGAGGAAAGGTCATCCTTCCCGGGTTGATAGATGTTCATGTCCATCTCAGGGACTTCAGGCAGAAATCAAAAGATACCATCAGGACAGGAACGATGGCAGCCCTACACGGCGGTATAACTACAGTTTTTGACATGCCCAATACGGACCCACCGATAACTAACTCGGAGATCTTTGAGCTCCGCGAGGCTGCGCTCAGGAGAAAATCCCGCGTGGACTATGCCCTAAGTTTTCTCATCGCCGGAAACTGCGAAGAGGCGAAAAAAGTCCAGGCAGACTTCTACAAAATATTCATGGGCGCCTCTACAGGGGGCATATATTCCGAGGACTTTGAGAATGACTACGCCTGTGCGCCCGGTATAGTCAGCGTTCATGCCGAAGACGCAAGAATAATTCGGGAAAAACCAGAGAGACCACCGGAGGCTGAAGTCAGAGCAATAAAAGAAGCTCTCGAAGCAGCGGAAAGGCTGAAAAAGCCTCTCAACATATGCCACGTCTCGACAGCCGATGGCATGAATCTAATCATGAAGAAAAACCTTCCGTGGGTGAGTTTTGAGGTGACACCCCATCACCTCTTTCTCATGAGAAAGGACTACGAGAGGAACCCACTTCTCAAAGTTTATCCTCCCCTGAGAGGGGAAAGCGACAGAGCGTTCATGTGGAAGAACTTCAGCAAGATCCCAATTATAGCAAGCGACCATGCACCCCACACCCAGGAGGATAAAGAAAACGGGACAGCTGGAATTCCAGGACTTGAGACAGAAGTTGCTCTCCTCCTCGACGCCGTGAACAGGGGAATGATAGAGCTCAAAGACATCGTGGAGAAGATGCACACCAATCCAATAATAATATTTGGAATAAGGAACAAGGGACTTGAGATTTGCAAAGACGCGGACTTCACGATAGTTGACATGAAGCGCGAGTGGGTGGTTAAGCCCGAGGAGTTCTATACCAAAGCAAAATGGAGCCCCTGGGAGGGTAGAAAGCTTAGAGGAAAGGTCGTGATGACCGTTCTCCGCGGGAGCGTTGTTATGGAGGAAGATGAAATCATAGGAAAACCGCAGGGGGTTAGAATCGATGCTGGAACGGGTTGA
- a CDS encoding ABC transporter substrate-binding protein → MKKALGLFVMGLMLFSLFFVRPVNAVDYTPKDIPLNSDEAKARFKADLQWYLQYGHFVISNGPYILVMYSPENLYLKLEKFTGARTVYTDTLPKDGYADVIEYQGVQNPENVILQIAKGEYDLGMFAFPAGRYQGLGADILANLNLYKSASSYNELTFNTYHDPDKDAPIVTVGDQVYFNPFAIREVRFAMNWLIDRDYIVQNIYQGSGAPMLGCIRPSHPANKYFEPVYQALGMTTSGNEDLALKMIDDAMNKAAQEVAQYGYTLEKKDGMWYFNGEPVTLKFIIRIEDERKEIGLYVADLLEKKVGFTVDRLLWDRQKAGQVVFAKPPSNYEWNIYTGGWGTSGIPSVWIDDYTAWFYAAWYGYVPGAVEPKHVNTVTVEEALKYIGNGDVNAGLQKLGTEYYKNADSLGPMLKWTEEELTYLLTYFTTAGANETPHINPDLIPAEPIRITTAGQYWDLQKISMLIGVMESERVFLIETWEFYPANKQRVVKITPEASTGIGQRWSIMTAETPDKHLKIAQFASTGAMFMSAFNPVGGLSDVYSVRVWYLIRDFGGTTNFDGIYTPYRCTWTLERGEFTVPDDAVIYNQTQGWIAANAGSTASVKVTVKCDIGEWHNGVKGSVDDIKYYVAFLYTWAYKDGADDPYYDEGLGGTAAALQNVLGFQWTDDGYVAYGTYEHPLADDMTAGFYIFYPSLPWELYWAMGELVAKSKEYGIDKTYSFSSAGEGILWLDLLTKEHVDDLATVMLKISGLTWDDVTKTPTTTSPETTSPETTSPETTTTQPETTTTTTPSGTSTTTYVVVGLVIIIIAGAAWYFTKKK, encoded by the coding sequence ATGAAGAAGGCTTTGGGATTGTTTGTTATGGGTTTGATGTTGTTTAGTTTGTTTTTTGTGCGCCCAGTGAATGCAGTGGACTACACCCCCAAGGACATACCGCTTAACAGCGACGAGGCCAAGGCCAGGTTCAAGGCTGACCTCCAGTGGTACCTCCAGTACGGCCACTTCGTGATCAGCAACGGTCCGTACATCCTCGTCATGTACTCTCCGGAGAACCTTTACCTCAAGCTTGAGAAGTTCACCGGTGCGAGGACCGTCTACACCGATACCCTTCCGAAGGATGGATATGCTGATGTTATTGAATACCAGGGTGTCCAGAACCCTGAGAACGTCATCCTCCAGATCGCCAAGGGTGAGTACGACCTTGGTATGTTCGCCTTCCCGGCCGGCAGGTACCAGGGTCTTGGTGCTGACATTCTTGCCAACCTCAACCTGTACAAGAGTGCCAGCTCCTATAACGAGCTGACCTTCAACACCTACCACGACCCGGACAAGGATGCTCCGATCGTCACCGTTGGTGACCAGGTTTACTTCAACCCGTTCGCCATCAGGGAAGTTAGGTTTGCTATGAACTGGCTCATCGACAGGGACTACATCGTCCAGAACATCTACCAGGGTAGCGGTGCCCCGATGCTCGGCTGTATCAGGCCCAGCCACCCGGCCAACAAGTACTTCGAGCCGGTCTACCAGGCCCTTGGAATGACCACCAGTGGCAACGAGGACCTTGCTCTCAAGATGATTGACGATGCCATGAACAAGGCTGCCCAGGAGGTTGCCCAGTACGGTTACACCCTTGAGAAGAAGGATGGAATGTGGTACTTCAACGGTGAGCCGGTTACCCTCAAGTTCATCATCCGTATCGAGGACGAGAGGAAGGAGATTGGTCTCTACGTTGCTGACCTCCTCGAGAAGAAGGTCGGATTCACCGTTGACAGGCTCCTCTGGGACAGGCAGAAGGCCGGTCAGGTTGTCTTCGCCAAGCCGCCCAGCAACTACGAGTGGAACATCTACACCGGTGGATGGGGTACCAGCGGTATCCCAAGCGTTTGGATTGACGACTACACTGCCTGGTTCTACGCTGCCTGGTATGGATACGTTCCGGGTGCCGTCGAGCCGAAGCACGTTAACACTGTGACCGTTGAGGAGGCCCTCAAGTACATCGGCAACGGCGACGTTAACGCCGGCCTCCAGAAGCTCGGTACTGAGTACTACAAGAACGCTGACAGCCTCGGTCCAATGCTCAAGTGGACTGAGGAGGAGCTTACCTACCTGCTGACCTACTTCACTACTGCAGGTGCTAACGAGACCCCGCACATTAACCCGGACCTCATTCCTGCGGAGCCAATCAGGATAACCACCGCCGGCCAGTACTGGGACCTCCAGAAGATAAGCATGCTCATCGGTGTCATGGAGAGCGAGAGGGTCTTCCTCATTGAGACCTGGGAGTTCTACCCGGCCAACAAGCAGAGGGTCGTCAAGATCACCCCCGAGGCTAGCACCGGTATCGGCCAGCGCTGGAGCATCATGACCGCCGAGACCCCGGACAAGCACCTTAAGATTGCCCAGTTCGCTTCAACCGGTGCTATGTTCATGAGCGCCTTCAACCCGGTTGGCGGTCTGAGCGACGTTTACAGCGTCAGGGTCTGGTACCTCATCAGGGACTTTGGCGGTACTACCAACTTTGACGGTATTTACACCCCGTACAGGTGTACCTGGACCCTTGAGAGGGGTGAATTCACAGTTCCGGACGATGCAGTCATCTACAACCAGACCCAGGGTTGGATTGCTGCCAACGCTGGCTCCACTGCCAGCGTTAAGGTCACCGTCAAGTGTGACATCGGCGAATGGCACAACGGCGTGAAGGGCAGCGTTGACGACATCAAGTACTACGTTGCGTTCCTCTACACCTGGGCTTACAAGGACGGCGCTGACGATCCGTACTACGACGAGGGCCTTGGTGGAACTGCCGCTGCACTCCAGAACGTCCTCGGCTTCCAGTGGACCGACGACGGTTACGTTGCCTACGGTACCTACGAGCACCCGCTCGCCGACGACATGACCGCAGGATTCTACATCTTCTACCCGAGCCTCCCGTGGGAGCTCTACTGGGCCATGGGTGAGCTCGTTGCCAAGAGCAAGGAGTACGGCATCGACAAGACCTACTCCTTCAGCAGCGCTGGAGAGGGTATCCTCTGGCTCGACCTCCTCACCAAGGAGCACGTCGACGACCTCGCTACCGTCATGCTGAAGATCTCTGGTCTCACTTGGGACGATGTTACCAAGACTCCGACCACCACCTCACCGGAGACCACCAGCCCAGAGACCACCAGTCCGGAGACTACGACCACCCAGCCTGAGACCACCACGACCACCACTCCGAGCGGAACCAGCACCACCACCTACGTGGTCGTCGGCCTTGTGATAATCATCATCGCCGGCGCGGCCTGGTACTTCACCAAGAAGAAGTGA
- a CDS encoding ABC transporter permease, which produces MGYLKYLAFRIVNAVIVLLIVTFIISALFVKVAEESNRSKMYEELMQWERTEGAKIKQSQGLEAFEAAKAAKQASLEEKYELNIPYWQKVYNKAVRTLKLDFGTTSMPIFGTNNVSDIIKVAVPRSVLLFTTATIIVIILGIFLGVRAARHAGSVFDRALSVFALLTYSLPMWWTGMMFLLIFAYKLGWFPLSSMFDPQLTGWAHVKDVIWRLALPVFTYVFVVFGGWAWTTRNIMIGTLQEDFIMAARAKGIPERKIIYGHALRAAAPPIVTMIIFALLGSLSGAIISELVFNYPGMGRLYWVALQQNETNLLIGLTYFFTVLYLASVVLADMIYGFLDPRVKVGASARM; this is translated from the coding sequence ATGGGGTATCTCAAGTACCTTGCGTTTAGAATTGTGAACGCAGTTATCGTTCTCTTGATAGTGACATTTATTATCTCGGCGCTCTTCGTTAAGGTCGCCGAGGAGAGCAACAGGTCAAAAATGTACGAGGAGCTGATGCAGTGGGAAAGGACTGAAGGTGCTAAAATCAAGCAGAGTCAGGGTTTGGAGGCTTTTGAAGCGGCCAAAGCTGCTAAGCAGGCGTCCCTCGAGGAAAAGTATGAGCTGAACATCCCCTACTGGCAGAAGGTATATAATAAAGCGGTTCGTACGTTGAAACTTGACTTCGGAACCACGAGCATGCCCATTTTCGGTACCAACAACGTTTCGGATATCATCAAAGTTGCCGTTCCGAGGAGTGTTCTGCTCTTCACAACTGCGACTATAATAGTCATCATCCTTGGTATCTTCCTTGGAGTCAGGGCAGCCAGACACGCTGGTAGTGTTTTCGACAGGGCTCTGTCTGTCTTCGCGTTGCTCACCTACAGCTTGCCCATGTGGTGGACGGGAATGATGTTCCTGCTCATCTTTGCCTACAAGCTCGGCTGGTTCCCACTGAGCTCGATGTTCGATCCTCAGCTCACTGGCTGGGCCCATGTTAAGGACGTTATTTGGAGGCTCGCCCTTCCGGTCTTCACCTACGTCTTCGTTGTCTTTGGTGGATGGGCTTGGACCACTAGGAACATCATGATTGGTACCCTTCAGGAGGACTTCATCATGGCTGCCAGGGCCAAGGGCATTCCAGAGCGCAAGATCATCTACGGTCACGCTCTCCGTGCTGCTGCTCCGCCGATAGTAACCATGATTATCTTTGCCCTCCTTGGATCGCTCAGTGGTGCAATCATCAGTGAGCTTGTCTTTAACTACCCTGGAATGGGCAGGCTCTACTGGGTCGCTCTTCAGCAGAACGAGACCAATCTCCTCATAGGACTCACGTACTTCTTTACAGTGCTCTATCTTGCCAGCGTTGTCCTAGCGGACATGATATATGGATTCCTTGACCCGCGTGTTAAGGTTGGTGCTTCCGCCAGGATGTGA